The following proteins are co-located in the Siansivirga zeaxanthinifaciens CC-SAMT-1 genome:
- a CDS encoding cryptochrome/photolyase family protein — MKTLRLILGDQLNSKHSWYKTDQKNRVYCLFELRQETDYVTHHIQKIIGFFAAMRAFANHLKNEGCQVEYVTLNDKQNTQNLVENIQFLIKKHQIEKFEYQFPDEYRLDQQLADFCKNLEIESEAFSTEHFYTKRHDLKDFFKGKKQYLMENFYRDMRKKHDILMVGDQPEGGKWNYDKSNRNKWKGDHSIPTYKYFKNEVSDIVELIENSNIKTIGKFDTKTFNYPITRQQALDQLKYFCEVLLIHFGDYQDAMHTDEVYLFHSRLSFAMNLKLISPKNIVDTVLNYWRKHGETIDISQVEGFIRQIIGWREYMRGMYWALMPYYKNQNYLENTNTLPDFFWTGKTKMNCLKHAITNSLDNGYAHHIQRLMVTGNYALLTQIDPEQVDTWYLGIYVDAIEWVQLPNTRGMSQFADGGKIATKPYVSSGSYINKMSNYCSNCHYDHKEKLGDKACPFNSLYWDFLDNNRDKLGNNFRMGMMYSVLDKMDRDQLTQMKERAAQIIENPDNY; from the coding sequence ATGAAAACACTTAGACTCATTCTTGGCGATCAATTAAACAGCAAACATAGTTGGTACAAAACCGACCAAAAAAATAGGGTTTACTGTTTGTTTGAATTGCGACAAGAAACCGATTATGTAACACATCACATTCAAAAAATAATCGGTTTTTTTGCAGCAATGCGTGCCTTTGCTAATCACTTAAAAAACGAAGGTTGTCAGGTTGAATATGTCACTTTAAACGACAAACAAAACACACAAAATCTTGTTGAAAACATTCAGTTTTTAATCAAAAAACATCAGATTGAAAAATTTGAATATCAGTTTCCAGACGAATATCGTTTAGACCAGCAATTAGCAGATTTCTGCAAAAATTTAGAGATTGAAAGTGAAGCTTTTTCAACAGAACATTTTTACACCAAACGCCACGATTTAAAAGATTTTTTTAAAGGTAAAAAACAATACCTCATGGAAAATTTTTATCGCGATATGCGTAAAAAACATGATATTTTAATGGTTGGCGACCAACCCGAAGGTGGCAAATGGAATTACGATAAAAGCAACCGCAACAAATGGAAAGGCGACCACAGCATACCAACATACAAATACTTTAAAAACGAGGTTTCAGATATTGTGGAGTTAATTGAAAATAGTAACATTAAAACCATTGGTAAGTTTGATACCAAAACTTTTAATTACCCCATTACCAGACAACAAGCGCTAGATCAACTTAAATATTTTTGTGAGGTATTATTAATTCATTTTGGCGATTATCAAGATGCCATGCATACAGATGAAGTCTATTTGTTTCACTCCAGGCTATCCTTTGCCATGAATTTAAAACTAATTTCACCAAAAAACATCGTCGATACGGTTTTAAATTATTGGCGCAAACATGGCGAAACCATAGACATTTCTCAGGTTGAAGGCTTTATTCGCCAAATTATTGGATGGCGCGAGTATATGCGAGGCATGTATTGGGCTTTAATGCCATATTATAAAAACCAAAACTATTTAGAAAACACCAATACCCTACCCGACTTTTTTTGGACAGGTAAAACCAAAATGAATTGCCTAAAACACGCCATAACCAATAGTTTAGACAATGGGTATGCGCACCACATCCAACGCTTAATGGTTACGGGCAATTATGCATTGTTAACACAAATCGACCCAGAGCAAGTAGATACTTGGTATTTAGGTATTTATGTGGATGCTATAGAATGGGTGCAACTTCCCAATACCCGAGGCATGAGTCAGTTTGCAGACGGCGGAAAAATTGCCACCAAACCTTATGTTTCCAGCGGAAGCTATATTAATAAAATGAGTAACTATTGCTCAAATTGCCATTACGATCATAAAGAAAAATTGGGTGATAAAGCTTGTCCGTTTAACAGTTTATATTGGGATTTTCTAGACAACAACCGTGATAAATTAGGCAATAATTTTAGAATGGGCATGATGTATAGCGTGTTAGATAAAATGGATAGAGACCAACTAACCCAAATGAAAGAACGTGCTGCCCAAATAATAGAAAACCCCGATAATTACTAA